CATCTTCTTCGGGAAGTCCCTTGCCCTCATCCTGAATGAGGTGAAGGCCCCCTCCTGATCCCCCTCTCATTAATCTTAATCATTTTTAAGGGGAACTTCGGGGGATTGCATGAGATACGAGATCACCTCCAGGCCCAGCTACAGCCTCCTCAAGTTGAGCCTGAGTCCAGGGGAGAGCGTCACGGCCGAGGCAGGCGCGCTCATATTCATGAGCCCCGACTTCGAGGTCCAGACCGGAGCATACGGGGGAGTCTTTAGATCCCTGAAGAGGGCTCTCCTTGGCGGGGAATCGATATTCCTCAACACGTTCAGGGCCTTGAG
This Candidatus Korarchaeota archaeon NZ13-K DNA region includes the following protein-coding sequences:
- a CDS encoding TIGR00266 family protein, with product MRYEITSRPSYSLLKLSLSPGESVTAEAGALIFMSPDFEVQTGAYGGVFRSLKRALLGGESIFLNTFRAL